The following coding sequences are from one Thermotoga sp. window:
- a CDS encoding peroxiredoxin has translation MEGRIPLLGEEFPRVEVKTTHGKKVLPDDYKGKWFILFSHPGDFTPVCTTEFFAFQKRYDEFRKLNTELVGLSIDQVFSHIKWIEWIKEKLGIEIEFPVIADDLGELSKRLGLIHPKKGTGTVRAVFIVDPSGIIRAIIYYPPEVGRNIDEILRAVKALQVSDERKVAIPANWPENEIVKDAVIIPPPGSIEEARERLESKEHECLDWWFCYKKL, from the coding sequence TGAAGACGACTCATGGAAAAAAGGTACTTCCTGATGATTACAAAGGAAAGTGGTTCATCCTCTTTAGCCATCCAGGTGATTTTACTCCGGTGTGTACCACAGAATTCTTTGCGTTCCAGAAAAGGTACGATGAATTCAGAAAACTGAACACGGAACTCGTAGGTTTAAGCATCGATCAGGTGTTCTCACACATCAAATGGATTGAGTGGATAAAGGAAAAACTGGGGATTGAGATCGAATTTCCCGTCATAGCAGACGATCTTGGAGAGTTATCCAAGAGGCTGGGTTTGATACATCCAAAGAAGGGAACCGGCACCGTGAGGGCGGTCTTTATTGTTGATCCCAGCGGAATAATCAGGGCGATCATTTACTATCCACCAGAGGTAGGGAGGAACATCGACGAAATTTTGAGAGCAGTAAAGGCCCTCCAGGTTTCCGATGAGAGGAAAGTGGCGATTCCAGCCAACTGGCCAGAGAACGAAATAGTGAAAGACGCCGTGATAATTCCTCCTCCAGGAAGTATAGAAGAAGCCAGAGAAAGGCTTGAATCTAAAGAACACGAGTGTTTGGACTGGTGGTTCTGTTATAAGAAGTTGTAA